GACATGACTATATCGGTACCGAGCATCTCCTGCTGGGTTTGATTCGTCTTGGCGAGGGACGGGCAGTTGATGTCATCAACAATTTAGGTCTTGATCTTGACGACCTCAAAGTCTCCATCGAGGAAGTCGTACAGCCCTCCGGCGGCACCATGACGATGGGCCAGTTGCCGTTGACCGCGCGCGCGAAAAAGACGCTTGAGGTTTCAGGTCAGGAAGCGCGTGCGCTCAAATCAAAAGATATCGATACCGAACACATTCTTCTCGCTCTGCTCAAAGACGAGGAAGGTGTAGCGGCGCAGGTACTGTCGACCTATGAAATAGATTATAAAGAAGCCTACGAAGAGCTTAAGAATATCCAGAACGGCAAACCGTCGTCTTATAAGAAGAAGCGAAAAAAATCAAAGACACCGGCCCTTGACCATTTTGGCCGTGACCTGACTGAACTCGCCCGACGCGGTAAGCTTGATCCTATTATCGGACGCGAAAACGAAATCGAGCGCGTCTGTCAGGTTCTCTCACGCCGCAAAAAGAACAATCCGGTGCTTATTGGCGAACCGGGTGTAGGCAAGACGGCTATTGCCGAAGGACTTGCCCAGCGAATTGTCGAAGGTAACGTTCCGCAGACTTTGGAAAACAAGCGGGTCGTTACGCTCGATATGGCATCGCTTGTGGCTGGCACAAAATACCGCGGCCAGTTTGAAGAACGCCTCAAAGCAGTCATGAATGAAATTATCAACTCATCCGATGTCATTATCTTCATCGATGAGCTCCATACTATAGTAGGCGCAGGCGGAGCCGAAGGCTCGCTCGATGCCTCGAACATTTTCAAGCCGTCGCTTGCGCGCGGCGAACTTCGCTGTATTGGCGCGACTACATTAAATGAATACCGCAAGTATATTGAAAAAGACGGCGCTCTCGAACGACGTTTCCAGACCGTTATGGTCGAGCCGCCCTCTGAAGAGGATACCATTCGTATTCTTAAAGGACTTCGTCCAAGATACGAAGAACACCACAAGCTGAACATCTCCAATGAGGCAATTGAAGCCGCGGTGAAACTGTCCAACCGATATGTTTCAGGCAAATACCAGCCCGATAAGGCCATTGACCTTATCGACGAAGCCGGTTCACGCGCCCATCTCTCGACCTACACCCGTCCGGAAAAGTTCTCCGAAGCCGAAGGTCGTTTGACTGAATTGCAGCACAAAAAAGAAGAAGCTGTAAAGAATCAGGCTTTTGAAACAGCTGCTCAGCTTCGCGATGAAATCAAGGCGGAAAAAGAGCGCCTGACCGAAATGCAGAAGAAGTGGGAAGAACAACGCGAGAAAGAAAAAATCACCCTTACGGCCGACGATGTCGCCTCCGTTTTGGCCAAGATGACTGGTATACCGCTCTTCAGACTCGAAGAAAAGGAATCACAGCGTCTGCTTCGCATGGAAGATGAACTTCGCAAAACTGTGGTCGGACAAGACGAGGCAATCGGAGTCCTCTCCAAAGCAATTCGCCGCGCCCGAGCAGGACTTGGCGATCCACGCCGGCCAATCGGTACCTTTATCTTCCTCGGTCCTACCGGTGTCGGTAAGACTGAATTGGCCAGAGAACTCGCGGCATTTCTGTTTGATGACGCCGATTCCCTCATTCGAATTGATATGTCCGAGTATATGGAGAAGTTTGCCATATCCCGTTTGATCGGCGCTCCCCCTGGATATGTTGGTTACGAGGAAGGCGGCCAGTTGACTGAAAAAGTTCGCCGCAAACCATACTCGGTTGTTCTTTTGGATGAAATTGAAAAAGCGCATCCCGATGTGTTTAATATCCTCTTACAGTTGATGGATGACGGCTCGCTCACCGATTCGTTTGGCCGCAAGGTCGATTTCCGCAACACGGTGGTCATCATGACTTCGAATGTCGGAACCAAGCAATTGCGCGATTTGAAGCAGGTTGGATTCGGCGCGGAAAATGTCGAACTCCCATTTGAGACGATTAAGAAGAAAATCACCGATGAGTTGAAGAAGCTCTTCAATCCGGAATTGCTCAATCGAATCAACGAGACGATTATCTTCCATTCACTCGACCGTCATCACATCAAATCGATAATCGATATTCTCTCGGTTGATATTGCCAAACAACTCGCCGAGCGCGGCATTAGTTTTAAGCTCACCGATGGAGCCAAAGAATTTCTGGTAGAAAAAGGATACGATCCGGCCTATGGCGCTCGTCCGCTCAAACGGGCAATCCAGCGCTATCTCGAGGATCCGCTTGCCGAGGAGATTCTCCGCGGTCAGTATGCCGGGGATCTGGACCTGACAATCGGCGCAGGTGTCGACCAGTTGACATTCTCTTTCAATAGTCCGCTGGTGAAAGAAGAAAAAGTCGGCTAAGATAAAATTTAGAAGC
This genomic interval from Candidatus Zixiibacteriota bacterium contains the following:
- a CDS encoding ATP-dependent Clp protease ATP-binding subunit gives rise to the protein MNEMFTESARKAIEYARDEAARLRHDYIGTEHLLLGLIRLGEGRAVDVINNLGLDLDDLKVSIEEVVQPSGGTMTMGQLPLTARAKKTLEVSGQEARALKSKDIDTEHILLALLKDEEGVAAQVLSTYEIDYKEAYEELKNIQNGKPSSYKKKRKKSKTPALDHFGRDLTELARRGKLDPIIGRENEIERVCQVLSRRKKNNPVLIGEPGVGKTAIAEGLAQRIVEGNVPQTLENKRVVTLDMASLVAGTKYRGQFEERLKAVMNEIINSSDVIIFIDELHTIVGAGGAEGSLDASNIFKPSLARGELRCIGATTLNEYRKYIEKDGALERRFQTVMVEPPSEEDTIRILKGLRPRYEEHHKLNISNEAIEAAVKLSNRYVSGKYQPDKAIDLIDEAGSRAHLSTYTRPEKFSEAEGRLTELQHKKEEAVKNQAFETAAQLRDEIKAEKERLTEMQKKWEEQREKEKITLTADDVASVLAKMTGIPLFRLEEKESQRLLRMEDELRKTVVGQDEAIGVLSKAIRRARAGLGDPRRPIGTFIFLGPTGVGKTELARELAAFLFDDADSLIRIDMSEYMEKFAISRLIGAPPGYVGYEEGGQLTEKVRRKPYSVVLLDEIEKAHPDVFNILLQLMDDGSLTDSFGRKVDFRNTVVIMTSNVGTKQLRDLKQVGFGAENVELPFETIKKKITDELKKLFNPELLNRINETIIFHSLDRHHIKSIIDILSVDIAKQLAERGISFKLTDGAKEFLVEKGYDPAYGARPLKRAIQRYLEDPLAEEILRGQYAGDLDLTIGAGVDQLTFSFNSPLVKEEKVG